The segment GGGATCGGTCTCGCCGAGCATGGGGGCCAGGAATTTCCAGCACAGCTCCACCCCGTCCTGCCGCCAGAAAAGCGTCTGGTCGCCGAGCATGCAGTCGAGGAACACCTTGGCGTAGGCGGAAAGCGACGGGCCTTCGTAGCCCTGGTAATAGTTGAAGTTCATGGTCACCGAGCGCAGGCACATGGGGCCGGGGGCCTTGGCCTGGAAGGTCAGGCTCACCTGCTCGTCGGGCTGGATGCGCAGGGTCAGCCTGTTGGCCTTGATGTGGTCGCCGAAGATTTCCCGGAACATGGAGTAGGGCACGGGCTTGAACTGGACCGCGATTTCCGTGCGCTTGGCGGGAAGCCGCTTGCCCGAGACCATGTAGAACGGCACGCCCTGCCAGCGCCAGTTGTCCACGTAGACCTTCATGGCGGCGAAGGTGGGCGTGGTGGAATCGCCGGGCACGCCTTCCTCATCGAGATAGGCCGGGGCGCGTTCGCCGCCGGCCACGCCCGAGGCGTACTGGCCGAGGACGAGGTTTTCGCGCAGGTCGTGTTCGTTGAAGGGGCGCAACGCCCGGAAGACCTTGGTCTTTTCGTCGCGTACGAGTTCCGCCTCGAAAAGCGACGGCGGCTCGATGGCGCAAAGCGCGAGCAGCTGCATCATGTGGTTCTGGAACATGTCGCGCAGCACGCCGAAGTGATCGTAGTAGGAGGCGCGGTGTTCGACGCCGATGGACTCGGCGGCCATGATGCTGACGTAATCCACGTAGCGCCGGTTCCAGACCGGTTCGAAGATGGCGTTGGCGAAGCGCAGCATCAGGATGTTCTGCACGGTTTCCTTGGCCAGATAATGGTCGATGCGAAATATCTGGTGTTCGGAAAACCGGGTGTGCAGCGCCTGCTCCAGCACCTGTGCCGTGGCCAGGTCGCGGCCGAAGGGCTTTTCGATGACCAGCCGGGAATAGCCCTTGGTCTCCTCGGCCAGCCCGGCCTTGGCCAGGTTGACGGCGATGTCCTCGTAGGCCGTGGGCGGCACGGCCAGGTAGAAGACGCGGTTGCCGCCGAGGTTTCCGCTTTCGCACAGGCCGTCGAGGTACTCGGCCAGCATGGAAAACGAGGCCGGGTCGTCGTAGTGCACTTGGCGATAGGTCAGGCGCGGGGCCAGCTTTTCCCACAGCTCGGGGGACAGGGAACCGTGGGTTTCGATGGCCTGCTTCATGCGTTCGCGGAAGGAATCGTCGTTTAAGTCGGTGCGGCTGGCCCCGACCACGGCGAAGTTTTTCGGCAGGTTGCCGCCCGCGTACAGGGCGGCCAGGGCCGGCATGAGCATGCGGCCGGCCAGGTCGCCGGTGACGCCGAAGATGACGATGGTGACCGGGGCTTCCACTTCGTCGAAGCGACAGCTGGCCTCGGGAATGGGATTTCTGGGGTGGCCGAGGACCACCTCGGCCACGCCCGGCGTGGGAGCGTCCGCCATCTCTCATTCCCCCCGCTTCTTGACGGCATGGCCGCCGAACTGGTTGCGCAGCGCCGCCAGGACCCGGTCCTGGAAGGAGTTGTCCTGGCGCGAACGGAACCTTTCGAAAAGGGCCATGGTGATGACCGGGGCGGACACCGCCGTCTCCACGGCGGCGTTGACCGTCCAGCGCCCCTCGCCCGAGTCGTCCACGTAGGGCTTGAGCGATTCCAGCCGGCGGTCTTCGGTGAAGGCCCGCTGGGCCAGCTCCAGAAGCCAGGAGCGCACCACCGACCCATGGTTCCACAGATCGCAGATGGCCGGGAAATCGAGGTCCTCGCCGAACTGCGAGGCGGCCAGGATCTCGAAGCCTTCGGCATAGGCCTGCATCATGCCGTATTCGATGCCGTTGTGGACCATCTTGACGAAGTGGCCGGAGCCGATGGGGCCGGTGTGCAGGTTGCCGCCGGGGCCGGTCAGCACGTCCAGGGCGGGTTTTAAGGGACCGACCACTTCGGGCTCGCCGCCGACCATGATGCAGTAGCCCTCGGCCAGGCCCCAGATGCCGCCGCTGACGCCGGCGTCGCAGTAGCGGATGCCTTTGTCCCCGGCGGCTTTGTGGCGGCGCAGGTCGTCGCGGTACATGGTGTTGCCGCCGTCGACGATGGTGTCGCCCGGGGAGA is part of the Solidesulfovibrio fructosivorans JJ] genome and harbors:
- the zwf gene encoding glucose-6-phosphate dehydrogenase — translated: MADAPTPGVAEVVLGHPRNPIPEASCRFDEVEAPVTIVIFGVTGDLAGRMLMPALAALYAGGNLPKNFAVVGASRTDLNDDSFRERMKQAIETHGSLSPELWEKLAPRLTYRQVHYDDPASFSMLAEYLDGLCESGNLGGNRVFYLAVPPTAYEDIAVNLAKAGLAEETKGYSRLVIEKPFGRDLATAQVLEQALHTRFSEHQIFRIDHYLAKETVQNILMLRFANAIFEPVWNRRYVDYVSIMAAESIGVEHRASYYDHFGVLRDMFQNHMMQLLALCAIEPPSLFEAELVRDEKTKVFRALRPFNEHDLRENLVLGQYASGVAGGERAPAYLDEEGVPGDSTTPTFAAMKVYVDNWRWQGVPFYMVSGKRLPAKRTEIAVQFKPVPYSMFREIFGDHIKANRLTLRIQPDEQVSLTFQAKAPGPMCLRSVTMNFNYYQGYEGPSLSAYAKVFLDCMLGDQTLFWRQDGVELCWKFLAPMLGETDPDRLFLYKAGSWGPQEAGKFLKAHGLTS
- the gnd gene encoding phosphogluconate dehydrogenase (NAD(+)-dependent, decarboxylating), which codes for MKIGMIGLGRMGLNMARRLVRGGIEVVAYNRTVQKAEDFAAEEGKNAAAAQTMAELVSMLPAPRIIWLMLPAGGPTDEHVDELLPLLSPGDTIVDGGNTMYRDDLRRHKAAGDKGIRYCDAGVSGGIWGLAEGYCIMVGGEPEVVGPLKPALDVLTGPGGNLHTGPIGSGHFVKMVHNGIEYGMMQAYAEGFEILAASQFGEDLDFPAICDLWNHGSVVRSWLLELAQRAFTEDRRLESLKPYVDDSGEGRWTVNAAVETAVSAPVITMALFERFRSRQDNSFQDRVLAALRNQFGGHAVKKRGE